In one Drosophila gunungcola strain Sukarami chromosome 2R unlocalized genomic scaffold, Dgunungcola_SK_2 000011F, whole genome shotgun sequence genomic region, the following are encoded:
- the LOC128255475 gene encoding cilia- and flagella-associated protein 61: protein MPRIQDTVFVITAGIRDLRRIEDLYEAKNTWHFGPKATAPLETLFLKNQAQRLLVVNKQDFHLVLAYCEFANHPNIPVLSNDLWLHWLNVRFCLDLPITLLNTIFFNFLICKEGQPDILRLIILEVFYNEHKVNYIIVVKPPDCPPGQYDAVQAFGKTYYPKNSKVSEQMHLPSVIVIHRRDVMPFLSFRKALPEDNDDIVEMIDSEDPELRKKHGDFYIAEHLLNMEESDHNDNIIIAEFEEEIADNVKGAGLMWLSESVDIELLAKNFHLERLGNLVRYTTGIKHARVLFDVFSVEQKSYKDLYTETQMEEIYKTHVGEKNPEGPKKAKEVLFSKYKHIYEELRKGTYYMKAFKDQLEIAFDLPAGEHSHSENRLQYLGKASNGFLLKMFQLHPLVRFEYTFYSLSAMFSAFPNHDYCVTMVPGTATTSPCQRELLRFFLPVAHRPNSAVAENMFVAHRSTLFGDLRVQPVERREVDEIRTLISSHSRKRDTLCNEESEANNRLDYYTAEVLNTFEDIIESILENPLTESSCFTIRCGLSKKHLDCPLVGFLILCPFLLYEDLSSMFMLPPEQFPLTHNRGEIVMFKLHPYFQMWCNPIIRTVALYDNYRELYYVNHYNGISLPNDLMYNMMPVEPCRMKKNLFGYKCVSYKRKTSRMSHVSNADSCGSRMRVFCHNLQPTKHLGGKNSLVIVGFSQICLAFLRTAIFAWNSKDLLNFKKYNCLPMVDISVLVPYGIVESAYDCEFLCSYCGEDGRNCYINTGNQNPFVKDVTHRMDVRHWVRFVPGTLKRINRQEKILHLLDGCSLHYEKLLLLAGSKFGFEDTVFNGHPTPLNYVTNNHRLDRIIFYHKLREMVESGESYNVIVYGYGLVVYECINFLVTHGCEAKNITYVQPHVPAELEDVGNPEVDARLDPIILEMVGDLGVTIYLSNNYSQFILSKDNLFIEKVQFVSVPSKKITELNCDLFVNYNSYNMNTGLENVLKEAGIEMIDRKIVVNARYITNDRSIYASGNIVMLPIPNFQYTSTSPQECAEKLAYELNMVKIVMQSRYLRPFAFTGMLPMGYQIIKLIQPKPQLIGQLPIDYSESMTTYENGEFCRIRLNKNMIVIEIVCVTKSPKRLYFLEYFCGKHAMLLNDLHGRFQSGWIKNFLHFFQQPWTELIMHDRFEDLQLKNRRLLLSMLLMNNKDAMNVRNSLESTQRQKLEENVIDFVRTYRKDFVHEFALPEDWGDFNL from the exons GGGCCAAAGGCCACTGCGCCGCTTGAGACCCTGTTCTTGAAAAACCAGGCGCAGCGATTGTTGGTCGTTAACAAACAAGATTTTCACTTAGTGCTGGCATACTGCGAGTTCGCCAACCATCCAAATATTCCGGTGCTGTCTAACGATTTGTGGCTTCACTGGCTCAATGTGCGATTCTG CCTTGACCTTCCCATCACGCTGCTCAACACCATCTTTTTCAATTTCCTTATCTGCAAGGAGGGACAGCCTGACATTCTCAGGCTGATCATATTGGAGGTCTTTTATAACGAGCACAAGGTCAACTATATAATAGTGGTTAAGCCGCCGGATTGTCCGCCAGGCCAATATGATGCCGTTCAGGCTTTTGGAAAAACCTACTACCCCAAGAACTCCAAAGTCTCGGAGCAGATGCATCTTCCCTCGGTCATCGTGATCCATCGACGGGATGTCATGCCGTTTCTCTCCTTTCGCAAGGCCCT CCCTGAGGATAATGACGACATTGTCGAGATGATAGATTCCGAAGATCCGGAACTGCGCAAAAAGCACGGCGACTTTTACATTGCAGAGCACCTGCTGAATATGGAAGAATCTGATCATAatgataatattattattgctgAG TTCGAAGAAGAGATCGCGGATAACGTCAAGGGAGCGGGTTTGATGTGGCTGTCGGAATCCGTAGACATTGAGCTCCTGGCCAAGAACTTTCACCTCGAACGGTTGGGCAATTTGGTGCGGTACACGACGGGGATCAAGCACGCCCGTGTGCTATTTGATGTGTT TTCAGTGGAACAAAAGTCCTATAAGGATTTATACACTGAGACGCAAATGGAAGAAATATATAAGACACATGTAGGTGAGAAAAACCCTGAAGGACCAAAAAAAGCGAAGGAAGTGCTATTTAGCAAGTACAAGCATATTTACGAGG aACTCCGCAAGGGTACTTACTATATGAAAGCCTTCAAGGACCAACTGGAGATCGCTTTCGACTTGCCAGCCGGCGAGCACTCGCACAGCGAAAATCGTTTGCAATACTTGGGTAAGGCGAGCAATGGGTTCCTGCTAAAGATGTTCCAGTTGCATCCACTGGTACGCTTTGAGTACACATTTTATTCCTTGTCGGCCATGTTCAGTGCCTTTCCTAATCACGATTACTGTGTGACCATGGTGCCTGGCACCGCGACCACCAGCCCTTGTCAGCGGGAATTGCTCCGGTTCTTCCTG CCGGTCGCCCATCGTCCAAATAGCGCCGTGGCCGAAAACATGTTCGTTGCGCACCGAAGTACCTTGTTTGGGGACCTCCGGGTACAACCTGTTGAAAGACGGGAGGTTGATGAAATCAGAACCTTGATAAGCTCCCATTCCAGGAAAAGGGACACCTTGTGTAATGAAGAATCTGAGGCTAATAACAGGCTAGACTATTATACAGCCGAGGTCTTAAACACTTTTGAAGATATTATTGAGAGTATCCTTGAGAATCCCTTGACCGAGTCGAGCTGTTTCACCATTCGCTGCGGTCTGTCCAAGAAACACCTCGACTGTCCCTTAGTGGGCTTTCTGATTCTGTG TCCCTTTCTGCTTTATGAAGATCTAAGCAGCATGTTCATGCTGCCGCCAGAGCAGTTCCCCCTAACCCACAACCGTGGAGAGATTGTCATGTTCAAGCTGCACCCATATTTCCAGATGTGGTGCAATCCGATCATTCGCACGGTAGCTTTGTATGATAACTACCGAGAATTGTACTACGTAAACCACTATAAT GGAATATCGCTGCCGAACGATCTGATGTACAACATGATGCCCGTTGAGCCGTGCCGCATGAAGAAGAACCTGTTCGGTTACAAGTGCGTTTCGTACAAGCGAAAGACATCGAGGATGTCCCACGTCTCCAATGCGGATTCGTGCGGCAGTCGCATGCGGGTCTTTTGCCACAACCTTCAGCCCACCAAGCACTTGGGTGGCAAGAACTCCCTGGTAATCGTGGGCTTCTCCCAGATCTGTCTCGCCTTCTTGCGGACCGCCATCTTCGCCTGGAACTCTAAAGA tttgttaaactttaaaaagtaCAACTGCCTGCCCATGGTGGACATTTCGGTGTTGGTGCCTTATGGAATTGTGGAATCGGCCTACGATTGCGAATTTTTGTGCAGCTACTGTGGCGAAGATGGCCGAAATTGCTATATAAACACCGGAAACCAGAATCCTTTTGTCAAGGATGTAACGCACCGCATGGATGTGAGGCATTGGGTGCGTTTTGTTCCCGGAACATTGAAAAGAATAAATAG GCAGGAAAAGATTCTACATCTATTGGATGGCTGTAGCCTTCATTACGAGAAGCTGCTCCTTCTGGCTGGCAGTAAGTTTGGCTTTGAAGACACGGTGTTCAACGGGCATCCGACGCCGTTGAACTATGTAACCAACAATCACCGACTGGACAGGATCATTTTCTACCACAAGCTGCGGGAGATGGTTGAGTCCGGGGAGTCCTATAACGTCATTGTCTACGGATACGGACTGGTCGTCTACGAGtgcattaattttttggtCACTCATGGTTGTGAGGCCAAGAATATTACGTATGTACAGCCCCATGTGCCAGCAGAGTTGGAGGATGTGGGCAATCCCGAAGTAGACGCTCGTCTGGACCCGATTATACTGGAAATGGTAGGCGATCTGGGAGTCACGATTTACTTGTCCAACAACTACAGTCAATTTATTTTGAGTAAAGACAACTTGTTTATCGAGAAGGTTCAGTTCGTTTCGGTACCCAGCAAGAAAATTACCGAGTTGAACTGCGATCTGTTTGTCAACTACAACTCGTATAATATGAATACGGGTTTGGAGAATG TACTCAAAGAAGCCGGAATCGAGATGATCGACAGAAAGATCGTGGTAAATGCACGGTACATCACTAATGATCGGAGTATATATGCCTCTGGCAATATAGTCATGTTGCCCATCCCCAACTTTCAGTACACTTCAACTAGTCCGCAAGAGTGCGCTGAAAAG CTGGCCTACGAACTGAACATGGTAAAGATTGTGATGCAGTCGCGATACTTGAGGCCATTCGCTTTCACGGGCATGCTGCCAATGGGCTATCAGATCATTAAGTTAATCCAACCGAAGCCACAGCTTATAGGTCAACTTCCCATTGACTATTCAGAGTCCATGACCACCTACGAGAATGGAGAGTTTTGCCGCATTCGTCTCAACAAGAACATGATTGTCATTGAGATTGTCTGCGTTACTAAATCG CCGAAAAGACTTTACTTCCTGGAGTACTTTTGTGGCAAACATGCTATGCTGCTTAATGATTTGCACGGTCGTTTTCAATCCGGTTGGATTAAAAACTTCTTGCACTTCTTTCAACAGCCCTGGACGGAGCTTATAATGCACGACAGATTCGAGGACCTGCAATTGAAGAATCGCCGCCTTTTGCTGTCCATGCTGCTGATGAACAACAAGGATGCCATGAATGTCAGGAACAGTTTGGAAAGCACGCAGCGGCAGAAGCTGGAGGAGAATGTAATCGATTTTGTACGCACCTATCGCAAAGATTTCGTCCATGAATTTGCTCTGCCAGAGGATTGGGGTGACTTTAATCTATGA